In Pseudofrankia saprophytica, one genomic interval encodes:
- a CDS encoding DUF6049 family protein has protein sequence MGRRPAYLAAAVALVATLTGLPAAPSAASSTASTGLSTASSTGRTATPSAGASSASASSGTGAGTGAAAAVTKTSVVLDSYVPIASPGVPLSLSGHVDLAPSDSGQDLVVEVAVMNGGVSGVGGRAKLEEVRDKPTSVTYRAPLSEVPLTPDHTFTLDAQLDQKVSKTQLTIYPMRVSVMRSGTLIAAAYTFLVWAPPQPSVKPTAISTVLPISAPPRLRSDGMLTDNGLAEDIKPAGRLARLLEALAPTSGQRSTVALALDPTLLKTLQVMAGRDTYDDIAAVCTTVRAPCYRYASPGGVREQPPSADAATFLDHLGAFARTPGNTVFALPWGDVDLAALVHAGKLYDANWAVNTGRTVVADVLGPDVSANVKVAYPVDGLADDATLAFLADQTVGMSTVILDDRLIPATSKNVTPTALTSQKTSAGPIHALAADSKLTELVTTPAAESNEPKALGDVLAELAMITLERASQSRLTVLALPRDWNPSAEVARQVLQALGAQANPGYQPFYQPTVLPTDPVGTAEAAGRVGGSTGGTAPSATTTTAGTTRREPTYPQWAADREIPTSYVEAVEHLRDEAALLDPVLCTRVVSEANPVVTTNPPNCKLRETVVKPMKDTLLTALSVSWRADRPGAVRLSQEVDGRTNLIRSGIQVVASAKVTLTSREGTVPLTVNNLSDTHEGNAYPMTVMVSLSANDKTRLRSASRIPVTVQPGGVKQVLISVSSDAAGSFPVFVQVLTPDGQQRLTTQPARILVRSTAYGTIATAITYAAVGLFAAAVLLRLVRRRRRRSGVGRHDGGGSNGPPSGGPPIDEPPAVADVTGTGPHPTWATEATDQATTPVRRIQANAAGTQRTESQRAYAGGVPANPSEP, from the coding sequence GTGGGCAGGCGGCCCGCGTACCTGGCGGCGGCGGTGGCGCTGGTGGCGACGCTGACCGGACTGCCGGCGGCGCCGTCAGCTGCTTCATCCACAGCATCCACAGGGTTGTCCACAGCCTCATCCACAGGCAGGACGGCGACGCCTTCCGCCGGCGCCTCGAGCGCTTCTGCCAGCTCGGGGACGGGCGCCGGGACGGGCGCGGCCGCGGCGGTAACGAAGACCAGCGTCGTCCTGGACAGCTACGTCCCGATCGCTTCTCCGGGGGTCCCGCTCTCGCTGAGCGGACACGTGGACCTGGCGCCCTCGGACTCGGGGCAGGATCTCGTGGTCGAGGTGGCGGTGATGAACGGTGGTGTCAGTGGCGTTGGCGGCCGCGCCAAGCTCGAAGAGGTGCGTGACAAGCCGACGAGCGTCACCTACCGCGCCCCGCTGAGCGAGGTGCCCCTCACGCCCGACCACACGTTCACGCTCGATGCCCAACTGGATCAGAAGGTGAGCAAGACCCAGCTGACGATCTATCCGATGCGGGTCTCGGTCATGAGGTCGGGAACCCTGATCGCCGCCGCCTACACGTTCCTCGTCTGGGCACCGCCGCAGCCGTCCGTGAAGCCGACCGCGATCTCGACCGTGCTGCCCATCTCGGCCCCCCCGAGACTGCGTTCGGACGGGATGCTGACCGACAACGGGCTGGCCGAGGACATCAAGCCGGCTGGCCGGCTGGCCAGGCTGCTGGAGGCGCTCGCCCCGACCAGCGGGCAGCGGTCCACGGTCGCGCTCGCCCTCGACCCGACGCTGTTGAAGACCCTGCAGGTGATGGCCGGCAGGGACACGTACGACGACATCGCGGCCGTGTGCACGACGGTCCGCGCGCCCTGCTATCGCTACGCGAGCCCGGGCGGCGTGCGGGAACAGCCTCCGAGCGCGGACGCGGCCACCTTCCTGGACCACCTGGGCGCGTTCGCTAGGACCCCTGGCAACACCGTGTTCGCGCTGCCCTGGGGCGACGTCGACCTCGCCGCGCTCGTCCACGCGGGCAAGCTCTACGACGCCAACTGGGCGGTGAACACGGGTCGCACGGTCGTCGCCGACGTGCTCGGCCCCGACGTCTCAGCCAACGTGAAGGTCGCCTACCCCGTGGACGGACTGGCCGACGACGCGACGCTGGCGTTCCTCGCCGATCAGACCGTCGGGATGTCGACCGTCATCCTGGACGACCGGCTGATCCCGGCGACCAGCAAGAACGTGACCCCCACCGCGCTCACCAGCCAGAAGACCTCGGCGGGCCCGATCCACGCGCTCGCCGCCGACTCGAAGCTGACCGAGCTGGTCACGACGCCAGCAGCCGAGTCGAACGAGCCGAAGGCCCTGGGCGACGTGCTCGCCGAGCTGGCCATGATCACCCTTGAGCGAGCGAGCCAGAGCCGTCTCACCGTGCTGGCGCTCCCCCGCGACTGGAACCCGTCGGCCGAGGTGGCCCGGCAGGTGCTGCAGGCCCTCGGCGCGCAGGCGAACCCCGGCTACCAGCCCTTCTACCAGCCGACGGTGCTGCCCACCGACCCCGTGGGCACGGCGGAGGCAGCGGGCCGGGTTGGAGGTTCGACCGGGGGTACCGCACCGTCCGCCACCACGACGACCGCGGGTACCACCCGCCGCGAGCCGACCTACCCGCAGTGGGCGGCCGACCGGGAGATCCCGACCTCCTATGTCGAGGCGGTCGAGCACCTGCGCGACGAGGCGGCGCTGCTCGACCCGGTCCTGTGCACGCGAGTCGTCTCCGAGGCCAACCCGGTGGTGACGACCAACCCCCCGAACTGCAAGCTGCGCGAGACCGTCGTCAAGCCCATGAAGGACACGCTGCTGACCGCGCTGTCGGTGAGCTGGCGCGCCGACCGCCCCGGTGCCGTGCGACTGAGCCAGGAGGTCGACGGCCGGACCAACCTGATCCGTTCGGGCATCCAGGTCGTCGCCTCGGCCAAGGTCACCCTGACCAGCCGCGAGGGCACGGTGCCACTGACCGTGAACAACCTCAGCGACACCCATGAGGGCAACGCGTACCCGATGACGGTCATGGTGTCCCTGTCGGCCAACGACAAGACCAGGCTGCGCTCGGCGTCCAGGATTCCCGTCACCGTCCAGCCGGGTGGCGTCAAGCAGGTACTGATCTCTGTCAGCTCCGACGCGGCGGGGTCGTTCCCCGTCTTCGTCCAGGTGCTGACGCCGGATGGCCAACAACGGCTGACGACCCAGCCGGCGCGGATCCTGGTGCGCTCCACCGCCTACGGCACGATCGCCACCGCGATCACCTACGCCGCCGTCGGGCTGTTCGCCGCCGCGGTCCTGCTGCGCCTGGTCCGCCGGCGCCGCCGGCGCTCAGGCGTAGGTCGCCACGACGGCGGCGGCTCCAACGGGCCGCCGAGCGGTGGGCCGCCCATCGACGAGCCCCCGGCAGTGGCCGACGTCACCGGAACCGGGCCGCATCCGACGTGGGCCACGGAGGCCACTGACCAGGCGACAACACCCGTGCGCCGGATCCAGGCGAACGCGGCAGGAACACAACGGACCGAGTCCCAACGCGCCTACGCTGGCGGGGTGCCAGCCAACCCGAGCGAGCCGTGA